Proteins co-encoded in one Leucobacter exalbidus genomic window:
- a CDS encoding IS256 family transposase: MTTPSIVDPAAVLTQALGDASPDLMRTLLHTMINTLLSAEADAVCGAEYGTPSPDRTNSRNGYRARELDTRVGTIDVQIPKLRQGSYFPDWLLERRKRSESAMITVVADAYLAGVSTRRMDKLVKTLGIHSLSKSQVSRMATDLDEHVTEFRTRPLSDAGPFTFVACDALTMKVREGGRVINTVVLVATGVNADGHREVLGMQVATSETGAAWNMFFADLVARGLTGVQLITSDAHAGLVEAMRANFPGTSWQRCRTHYAANLMSACPKQMWPAVKAMLHSVYDQPDVAAVEAQFDRLLDYVGEKLPGVHDHLDAARADILAFTAFPKDVWQQIWSNNPNERLNKEIRRRTDVVGIFPNRDAITRLVGAVLAEQSDEWAEGRRYLGLEVLARCRVRLITDNVAEEVAVELPLTLTA, translated from the coding sequence ATGACCACTCCTTCTATTGTCGACCCTGCTGCTGTTCTCACCCAAGCCCTGGGCGACGCTTCGCCAGATCTGATGCGCACCCTGCTGCACACCATGATCAACACGCTCCTCTCCGCCGAGGCCGACGCGGTCTGCGGCGCCGAGTACGGCACCCCTTCACCAGACCGCACGAACTCCCGCAACGGGTACCGGGCCCGCGAGCTCGATACCCGCGTCGGCACGATCGATGTGCAGATCCCGAAACTACGGCAGGGCAGCTACTTCCCTGACTGGCTCCTCGAACGACGCAAACGGTCCGAGTCAGCGATGATCACCGTCGTCGCTGACGCCTACCTCGCGGGCGTCTCCACGAGACGCATGGACAAACTCGTGAAAACGCTCGGCATTCACTCACTGTCGAAATCGCAGGTCTCTCGCATGGCCACTGATCTCGACGAACACGTCACCGAGTTCCGCACCCGACCGCTCAGTGATGCCGGCCCGTTCACGTTCGTCGCGTGTGACGCCCTCACCATGAAAGTACGTGAGGGCGGGCGAGTGATCAACACGGTCGTGCTCGTCGCGACCGGCGTCAACGCCGATGGGCATCGTGAAGTGCTCGGCATGCAGGTCGCGACGAGCGAGACCGGGGCGGCGTGGAACATGTTCTTCGCGGACCTCGTCGCGAGAGGACTGACCGGAGTGCAGCTCATCACGTCAGACGCACACGCTGGCCTGGTCGAGGCCATGCGGGCCAACTTTCCCGGCACCAGTTGGCAGCGTTGCCGCACCCACTACGCCGCGAACCTCATGTCGGCCTGCCCGAAGCAGATGTGGCCTGCCGTGAAAGCAATGCTGCATTCCGTCTATGACCAGCCCGACGTTGCAGCTGTCGAGGCACAGTTCGACCGGCTCCTGGACTACGTCGGCGAGAAACTGCCTGGCGTGCACGATCATCTCGATGCTGCCCGCGCCGATATCCTCGCATTCACGGCGTTCCCGAAAGATGTGTGGCAGCAGATCTGGTCGAACAACCCCAACGAACGTCTCAACAAAGAAATCAGACGTCGCACTGACGTTGTCGGTATTTTCCCGAATCGAGACGCGATCACCCGGCTCGTTGGAGCGGTCCTGGCAGAGCAATCTGACGAGTGGGCGGAGGGCCGCCGATACCTCGGACTCGAGGTGTTGGCTCGTTGCAGGGTTCGCCTCATCACGGACAACGTTGCTGAGGAGGTGGCTGTGGAACTACCCCTCACGTTGACTGCGTAG
- a CDS encoding type IV secretory system conjugative DNA transfer family protein, whose product MSAPQAQGRGLGDELTNALMIALVAVFSVAVVLRAAGSIAAFLTGATQPDVGIAGGVNVLFDPLDPAAALKAPALNAIIYWAVAMTLLLGLGGLIGWGWMKWRRHSRAADADPRKLAGTATSHEVAANASAKSLLHRAATLRPSLEKPMPEDVGYLLGRSRGKQVWASVEDSILLIGPPRSGKGLHIVIPAILDAPGAVVTTSTRPDNLTVTLRAREQFGPVAVFDPQRLAEGVPAGLRWSPIRGCEDPLTAMIRATGLAAATELSSGGVEGGGFWEGKTRIALQALLHAAALDHRSPTELFRWTLDPAAAAEAVAILIGSPLAATGWAESLEAMLDADPRTRDSIWQGVSLALSALADPRVLDAVSPAEGEHFDPETFIRNRGTLFLLATGAGAGNSSALVAAFVEDLVETARRMAARSPGARLDPPLLLALDEIGNLAPLPSLPTLMAEGGGTGITTMPVLQSLAQARDKWSENQAAAIWDASIAKIVLGGASNSRDLQDLSTLIGERDEFTDSITLGDYGSRSNQRSIRRVPILPPDRIRTLPFGTGVILLRSAPPIITDLHPWPKRPDSPQLKADRSAIEASLERPAT is encoded by the coding sequence ATGAGTGCTCCACAAGCGCAGGGGCGTGGTCTCGGCGATGAGTTGACCAACGCCTTGATGATTGCACTTGTCGCTGTTTTTAGTGTTGCCGTAGTCCTGCGAGCAGCAGGTTCGATTGCTGCCTTCCTCACTGGGGCAACGCAACCAGATGTCGGAATTGCCGGTGGTGTCAACGTTCTCTTTGATCCGTTGGACCCGGCAGCAGCCCTCAAAGCGCCCGCGCTCAACGCGATCATCTACTGGGCGGTGGCGATGACGTTGCTGCTCGGACTCGGCGGGCTGATCGGCTGGGGCTGGATGAAGTGGCGCCGCCATTCCCGCGCCGCCGATGCCGATCCGCGCAAGCTCGCGGGCACTGCCACGAGCCACGAGGTCGCAGCCAATGCGTCCGCGAAGTCGCTCTTGCACCGGGCTGCCACGCTTCGTCCTTCGCTGGAAAAGCCAATGCCTGAGGACGTGGGTTACTTGCTGGGCCGGTCACGTGGCAAGCAGGTTTGGGCCAGCGTCGAAGACTCGATCCTGCTGATCGGTCCCCCGCGCTCAGGCAAAGGTCTGCACATCGTCATCCCCGCGATCCTTGATGCACCGGGCGCGGTCGTCACGACGTCGACGAGGCCCGACAACCTCACTGTCACACTCAGAGCACGCGAGCAGTTCGGGCCAGTCGCGGTTTTCGATCCGCAACGCCTCGCTGAGGGCGTCCCTGCCGGGCTGCGGTGGTCGCCTATACGCGGGTGCGAGGATCCGCTGACCGCGATGATCCGAGCAACCGGGCTTGCCGCGGCCACCGAGCTATCTTCGGGTGGCGTCGAAGGCGGCGGGTTCTGGGAAGGAAAGACGCGCATTGCGTTGCAGGCACTCCTGCATGCGGCGGCCCTCGACCACCGCAGCCCAACAGAACTCTTCCGTTGGACGCTCGACCCTGCGGCGGCGGCAGAAGCGGTCGCCATCTTGATCGGGTCGCCACTCGCCGCAACGGGTTGGGCCGAGTCACTGGAAGCGATGCTCGATGCTGATCCGCGCACACGCGACAGCATCTGGCAAGGTGTTTCACTCGCGCTCTCGGCACTGGCCGATCCGAGGGTGCTCGATGCTGTCAGCCCAGCTGAAGGCGAACACTTCGATCCAGAGACGTTCATCCGCAATCGCGGCACGCTTTTTCTACTTGCAACCGGTGCGGGTGCCGGGAACAGCTCGGCTCTCGTCGCGGCCTTCGTTGAAGACCTCGTCGAGACGGCCCGCCGCATGGCAGCACGATCACCGGGCGCCCGGCTTGATCCGCCGCTACTACTCGCCCTCGATGAGATTGGAAATCTTGCGCCGCTTCCCTCGCTCCCGACGCTCATGGCAGAGGGCGGCGGCACAGGGATCACCACCATGCCCGTGCTCCAGTCACTCGCCCAAGCGCGAGACAAATGGTCCGAGAATCAAGCGGCCGCCATCTGGGATGCCAGCATCGCGAAGATCGTTCTCGGCGGCGCATCCAACTCCCGCGACCTCCAAGACCTCTCCACGCTGATCGGAGAGCGAGACGAGTTCACTGATTCGATCACGTTGGGTGACTACGGTTCGCGCTCGAACCAGCGCTCCATTCGCCGCGTCCCAATCTTGCCACCCGACCGTATCCGAACCCTGCCATTTGGCACCGGGGTCATCCTGCTGCGATCGGCACCCCCAATTATCACCGACCTGCACCCCTGGCCAAAGCGCCCAGACAGCCCGCAGCTTAAGGCCGACCGCTCGGCAATTGAGGCATCGCTGGAACGCCCCGCAACGTAA
- a CDS encoding SDR family NAD(P)-dependent oxidoreductase: MGSFDGKVVLISGTGSGMGRAAALAFAAKGAHVVGADINLDNALETQALVAAQGGEIETVGPVDLADPNDVERWVNSALERFGRIDVLYNNAGSVRFGSFDEYSLDDWEYTIRNELTIDFVTSKAVWPTMVSQSSGVIINIASIAAHREGLAFPATAHSAANAGIVALTRTIAAAGAKHGIRAVSISPGWVENPNSRSSRSTDPQVKAMNAHLLSQLPLGRRVSMEEVIDTVMFAASDKASYLTGQDILLDGGMTSAI, encoded by the coding sequence GTGGGAAGTTTTGACGGAAAAGTTGTCCTGATAAGTGGGACTGGTAGCGGCATGGGAAGAGCTGCCGCCTTGGCCTTTGCCGCCAAAGGCGCACACGTTGTCGGTGCCGACATCAATCTAGACAACGCTCTTGAAACCCAGGCGTTGGTCGCTGCGCAAGGCGGCGAGATCGAAACCGTCGGACCAGTTGACCTTGCAGATCCGAACGACGTTGAGCGCTGGGTGAATAGCGCACTTGAACGTTTTGGTCGTATTGATGTTCTTTACAACAACGCAGGATCGGTTCGATTCGGTTCGTTCGATGAGTACTCACTAGACGACTGGGAGTACACCATACGTAATGAGCTGACCATTGATTTTGTTACTTCAAAGGCTGTCTGGCCGACGATGGTGAGCCAGTCCAGCGGCGTAATCATAAATATTGCTTCAATAGCGGCACATCGCGAAGGCCTTGCCTTTCCCGCGACTGCTCACTCCGCGGCGAATGCCGGAATTGTTGCGTTGACTCGTACGATCGCCGCGGCAGGGGCGAAACATGGGATTAGGGCGGTCAGTATTAGCCCAGGGTGGGTAGAAAACCCTAACTCGCGGTCGAGTCGATCTACTGATCCACAAGTGAAGGCAATGAACGCTCACTTGCTTTCTCAGCTTCCACTCGGGAGAAGAGTGAGCATGGAAGAAGTTATCGACACTGTAATGTTCGCCGCCTCCGATAAGGCCTCGTACCTCACAGGCCAGGACATACTCCTCGATGGCGGAATGACCTCAGCTATTTAA
- a CDS encoding IS3 family transposase (programmed frameshift) — MMAKYSEEFRKDAVALVRQGATQSQICKDLGISKSALSKWVTDADRTDRGLPLAAEVSREEDAQIRELIKRNRLLEQENEVLRRAAAYLSQIHINTPKIVFPLVQEMAAVGAPVRVPVAVACRVLGFTKQAYYQWVKQPRSNREIEEAHLIEVLREIHAEDPEFGYRFLADELQGLGYEVSERRVWRLCHVAGIRSVITKRKPRNARAGAPVGDDLVEREFTASGPNLLWLTDITEQWTKEGRLYLCAVKDVWSNRIVGYSIGDRMQAALAVAALTNAVEQRGNPVGTIVHSDRGGQFRSQSFQHALTRHQLQGSMGRVGAAGDNAAMESFFSLLQKNVLDRKVWETRLELRLAIVAWIEGKYHRKRRQRGLGKLTPVEFEVVNVGSVALAA; from the exons ATCATGGCTAAATACTCGGAAGAGTTCAGAAAAGACGCCGTCGCGCTCGTCAGACAAGGCGCGACCCAGTCACAGATCTGCAAGGATCTGGGGATCTCGAAATCAGCGCTCTCAAAATGGGTGACCGATGCCGACCGGACCGACCGCGGCTTACCTCTTGCGGCCGAAGTATCGCGCGAGGAAGATGCTCAGATTCGTGAACTGATCAAACGTAACCGGCTCCTCGAACAAGAGAACGAGGTCCTGCGTCGCGCGGCCGCGTATCTGTCACAGATCCACATCA ACACCCCCAAAATAGTGTTCCCGCTCGTCCAAGAGATGGCCGCAGTAGGCGCCCCAGTGAGGGTACCTGTCGCGGTGGCGTGCAGGGTGCTGGGATTTACGAAGCAGGCGTACTACCAGTGGGTGAAACAGCCCCGGTCGAACCGTGAAATCGAAGAAGCACATCTGATCGAGGTACTACGCGAGATTCATGCGGAAGACCCCGAGTTCGGGTACCGGTTCCTCGCCGACGAGCTCCAAGGCCTGGGCTACGAAGTGTCAGAACGGCGTGTGTGGCGGCTGTGTCATGTCGCCGGCATCCGTTCGGTAATCACGAAACGTAAGCCACGTAACGCCCGTGCTGGCGCGCCGGTGGGCGATGATCTGGTCGAGCGGGAATTTACAGCGTCTGGGCCAAATTTGTTGTGGCTTACGGATATTACGGAGCAATGGACGAAAGAAGGCAGACTCTATCTCTGCGCGGTGAAAGACGTGTGGTCGAACCGGATCGTGGGCTACTCGATCGGTGACCGCATGCAAGCGGCCCTTGCCGTGGCCGCGCTCACGAACGCGGTGGAGCAGCGCGGGAATCCGGTAGGCACGATTGTGCATTCAGACAGAGGCGGTCAATTTCGATCGCAGAGCTTCCAACACGCGCTCACCAGGCACCAGTTGCAGGGGTCGATGGGGCGTGTAGGGGCGGCGGGCGACAACGCGGCGATGGAAAGTTTCTTCTCGCTCCTGCAGAAAAATGTGCTCGACCGGAAAGTATGGGAGACACGGCTGGAGTTGCGGCTCGCGATCGTGGCATGGATTGAGGGGAAGTATCATCGCAAGCGTCGCCAGCGTGGGCTTGGGAAGTTGACCCCGGTCGAGTTTGAAGTTGTTAATGTAGGCAGCGTCGCACTCGCGGCGTAA
- a CDS encoding ATP-binding protein produces the protein MFTDDDYEMFRDLRVAHIATRFEELITDEANDHFTPEQLFLTAATDALELRHANRVSGAIKKAAFPLPGASIAELDYQEGRGITKVRMQRYAGQDWKAETLNLLITSPSGGGKTYLVCALGVAACQNGHSVAYVRMDDLARKLVIARHDSIKHQAMLNEYSRVDLLIIDDFLTVGIDPDAAADLFTILANREHRAPTMIASQSGPDYWVDVLPDKVAADSIVNRLVNHSKKINLGEIDMRRHRDELARQAPGYWE, from the coding sequence ATGTTCACCGATGACGACTACGAAATGTTCCGTGATTTACGTGTCGCTCATATCGCGACCCGCTTCGAGGAACTCATCACGGATGAAGCGAACGACCATTTCACGCCGGAGCAACTGTTCTTGACTGCTGCGACTGACGCACTCGAACTGCGCCACGCGAACCGGGTCAGCGGGGCGATCAAGAAAGCCGCGTTCCCGCTCCCCGGAGCCTCGATCGCTGAACTCGACTACCAAGAGGGCCGCGGCATCACCAAAGTACGGATGCAACGCTACGCCGGCCAGGACTGGAAGGCCGAGACGTTGAATTTGCTCATCACTTCACCCTCGGGCGGCGGGAAAACGTATCTCGTCTGCGCGCTCGGAGTAGCGGCCTGCCAGAACGGTCACTCCGTCGCCTACGTGCGTATGGACGACCTTGCCCGCAAACTCGTGATCGCCCGGCATGACAGCATTAAACATCAGGCCATGCTGAACGAGTATTCCAGGGTGGATCTCCTCATCATCGATGACTTCCTCACTGTGGGTATCGACCCTGATGCTGCAGCCGACTTATTTACGATCCTCGCGAATCGTGAACATCGTGCCCCGACGATGATTGCGTCGCAGTCGGGCCCGGACTATTGGGTGGACGTGCTGCCCGACAAAGTAGCTGCAGACTCGATCGTGAACCGTCTGGTGAACCACTCGAAGAAGATCAACCTCGGCGAGATCGATATGCGCCGACACCGCGATGAGCTTGCCCGGCAGGCCCCGGGCTACTGGGAGTAA